In Bradyrhizobium sp. CCBAU 051011, the following are encoded in one genomic region:
- a CDS encoding cytochrome P450, whose protein sequence is MSATSRTGSVTPERGAPAGVPHLDVDPFSTEFFEDPHPIHEALREAGPVVWLDKWGVYGVARYAEVHAVLNDPMTFCSSRGVGLSDFAKEKAWRPQSIILEADPPAHTRTRAVLNQVLSATAMKPLRSHFTALAEAKADELLARGTFDAITDLAEAYPLSVFPDALGLKQEGRENLLPYASLVFNAFGPPNQLRQEAIERSAPHQAYVAEQCQRENLAPGGFGACIHARADAGDITHEEAPLLVRSLLSAGLDTTVYGIGAAVYCLARFPDQLAKLRSDPTLARNAFEEAIRFESPVQTFFRTTTREVELSGQRIGEGEKVLMFLGAANRDPRRWENPDRYDITRRTSGHVGFGSGIHMCVGQLVARLEGEVMLAAIARKVGKIEISGPVKRRYNNTLRGLESLPITISPA, encoded by the coding sequence ATGAGCGCGACCTCCCGGACCGGATCTGTCACCCCGGAACGTGGTGCGCCGGCCGGCGTGCCCCATCTCGACGTGGACCCGTTTTCGACCGAGTTCTTCGAGGATCCACACCCGATCCACGAAGCGCTGCGTGAGGCCGGGCCGGTGGTGTGGCTCGACAAATGGGGCGTCTATGGCGTGGCGCGCTACGCGGAAGTGCACGCCGTCCTCAACGATCCCATGACCTTCTGTTCCAGCCGTGGCGTGGGCCTCAGCGATTTCGCCAAGGAAAAGGCCTGGCGTCCGCAAAGCATCATTCTCGAGGCGGATCCCCCGGCGCATACGCGTACCCGCGCCGTGCTGAACCAGGTCCTGTCGGCGACCGCGATGAAGCCGCTGCGCAGCCATTTCACCGCGCTGGCCGAAGCCAAGGCCGACGAATTGCTGGCGCGCGGCACCTTTGATGCGATCACTGATCTTGCGGAGGCCTATCCATTGTCGGTTTTCCCCGACGCGTTGGGACTAAAGCAGGAGGGGCGGGAGAACCTGCTGCCCTATGCGAGCCTCGTGTTCAACGCCTTCGGGCCGCCCAACCAGCTGCGTCAGGAAGCAATCGAGCGCTCGGCGCCGCATCAGGCCTATGTCGCCGAACAATGCCAGCGCGAAAACCTCGCCCCCGGCGGCTTCGGCGCCTGCATTCACGCCCGCGCCGATGCCGGTGACATCACCCATGAGGAAGCGCCTTTATTGGTGCGCTCGCTGTTGTCGGCGGGACTCGATACCACCGTCTACGGTATTGGCGCCGCCGTTTATTGCCTGGCGCGCTTTCCCGATCAACTGGCAAAGCTGCGCAGCGATCCGACGCTGGCGCGCAACGCCTTCGAGGAGGCAATCCGCTTCGAAAGCCCGGTGCAGACCTTCTTCCGCACCACGACGCGGGAGGTCGAACTATCGGGCCAGCGCATCGGGGAAGGGGAGAAGGTCCTGATGTTCCTCGGCGCCGCCAACCGCGATCCGCGGCGCTGGGAAAACCCTGACCGTTACGACATCACCCGCCGCACTTCGGGCCATGTCGGATTTGGCTCCGGCATTCACATGTGCGTCGGCCAGCTTGTCGCGCGCCTCGAAGGCGAGGTGATGCTGGCGGCGATTGCCCGCAAGGTTGGAAAGATCGAGATATCAGGGCCGGTGAAGCGCCGCTACAACAACACGCTGCGCGGCCTCGAAAGTCTCCCGATCACGATTTCTCCGGCCTGA
- a CDS encoding ABC transporter substrate-binding protein, with protein sequence MRAFRFGLALALSCALAPTARAEISDNVVRVGVLNDISGIFQDTNGMGSVEAARMAAEDFNGGGKGIKVEIVYADHQNKADVGSAIVRKWLDVDGVDAVVDVPNSAVGLTINSLLRDSRMTFLASSTASSDLTGKACSPNTIQWVNDAWATGNSTAAAMMARGGKEWYFITVNFALGQGIEAEATNYIEKHGGKVLGSAKHPLNTADFASLLLQAQNSKAKVIGLANAGGDTVNAVKQAAEFGLQQSGQTMVAFLLFINDVHGMGLKVGQGLQLFEAFYWDTDDDTRAFAKRFAARPGVNGKMPSGNQAGVYASTLAYLNAVAATGSDHAKDAVPQMKKFKGKDKLFGDVTIRQDGRVIHPMYLFEVKKPEESKYPYDYYKLVSTIPADQAFRPLAEGGCSLVK encoded by the coding sequence ATGAGGGCTTTCAGGTTCGGTCTGGCGCTTGCCTTGTCTTGCGCGCTTGCGCCGACGGCACGCGCGGAAATTTCCGACAACGTCGTGCGTGTCGGCGTGCTCAACGACATTTCGGGCATCTTCCAGGACACCAACGGCATGGGCTCGGTGGAAGCCGCGCGCATGGCGGCGGAAGATTTCAATGGCGGCGGCAAGGGCATCAAGGTCGAAATCGTCTACGCCGACCACCAGAACAAGGCCGACGTCGGCTCCGCCATCGTACGCAAATGGCTTGACGTCGACGGCGTCGATGCCGTGGTCGATGTGCCGAACTCGGCGGTCGGCCTCACCATCAATTCGCTCTTGCGCGACAGCCGCATGACGTTTCTCGCGTCATCGACCGCGAGCTCCGACCTGACCGGCAAGGCCTGCTCGCCCAACACCATCCAGTGGGTCAACGACGCCTGGGCCACCGGCAACTCCACCGCGGCGGCGATGATGGCGCGCGGTGGCAAGGAATGGTACTTCATCACGGTGAATTTTGCCCTCGGCCAGGGCATCGAGGCCGAAGCCACCAATTACATCGAGAAGCACGGCGGCAAGGTGCTGGGCTCGGCCAAGCACCCGCTCAACACGGCGGACTTCGCCTCGCTGTTGCTGCAGGCGCAGAATTCCAAGGCCAAGGTGATCGGGCTTGCCAATGCCGGTGGCGACACCGTCAATGCCGTGAAGCAGGCCGCCGAGTTCGGTCTCCAGCAGAGCGGGCAGACCATGGTGGCCTTCCTGCTCTTCATAAACGACGTCCACGGCATGGGGCTGAAAGTGGGGCAGGGCCTGCAATTGTTCGAGGCGTTCTACTGGGACACGGACGACGACACCCGCGCGTTTGCAAAGCGCTTTGCGGCGCGGCCGGGCGTGAACGGCAAGATGCCGAGCGGCAACCAGGCCGGCGTCTATGCCTCGACGTTGGCCTATCTCAATGCGGTGGCGGCCACCGGCAGCGATCACGCCAAGGACGCGGTGCCGCAGATGAAGAAGTTCAAGGGCAAGGACAAGCTGTTCGGCGATGTCACCATCCGCCAGGACGGCCGCGTCATTCACCCGATGTACCTGTTCGAGGTGAAGAAGCCCGAAGAGTCGAAATATCCCTACGACTACTACAAGCTGGTCTCGACCATTCCCGCCGACCAGGCCTTCCGACCGCTCGCCGAAGGTGGCTGCTCCTTGGTGAAGTGA
- the atzF gene encoding allophanate hydrolase produces MGSDTPETIADIVAAHRAGAMTPAQTIARSYQRIRAHNDPAVFISLRDEQDARKEAEALASKDAAALPLFGVPVAVKDNIDALGLATTAACPAFSYTPAQDSTAVAKLRAAGAIVIGKTNLDQFATGLVGVRSPYGIPVNPIRADLVPGGSSSGSAVAVSAGLVPLALGTDTAGSGRVPAMLNNIVGLKPSLGLISNAGLVPACRTLDCISVFSLTVDDAMTALSAMAGPDGADPFSRDRPLAPMSAFPGTLRLGVPRNGQLIFFGDRAAEKAYNEALKRWTQLGATLVEFDLEPFYETARLLYEGPWVAERYLVIRDLLSSSPDAIHPVTREITAAGAQLTAADTFASLYRLQALRRAAERTFAHFDAMVLPTAPTAYSTAQVLANPVELNSRLGTYTNFVNLLDLCGLALPAAMRGDGIPFGITLLAPAGRDAQLASIGRVFHADTKLAMGAKGVMQPTLAALPAGASGDEIAIAVVGAHLSGMALNGELQALGARLLEATTTAPDYKLYALDTVPPKPGMLRVDAGEGHSIKLELWALSAAAFGKFVAAIPPPLGIGTIRLADGRGVKGFVVEPVAIDGARDISAYGGWRAFMADKAAV; encoded by the coding sequence ATGGGGTCCGACACGCCTGAAACCATTGCCGACATCGTCGCCGCGCATCGCGCCGGCGCCATGACCCCGGCGCAAACCATTGCCCGCTCCTATCAGCGCATCCGCGCCCATAACGATCCCGCCGTTTTCATCAGCCTGCGCGACGAGCAGGATGCGCGCAAGGAGGCCGAGGCGCTGGCGAGCAAGGACGCCGCAGCGCTACCGCTGTTCGGCGTCCCCGTCGCGGTGAAAGACAATATCGATGCGCTGGGCTTAGCGACCACGGCGGCCTGCCCGGCCTTCTCCTATACGCCGGCGCAGGATTCGACGGCGGTGGCAAAGCTGCGCGCGGCCGGCGCCATCGTCATCGGCAAGACCAATCTCGATCAGTTCGCGACCGGTCTCGTCGGTGTCCGCTCGCCCTACGGCATTCCCGTCAATCCGATCCGCGCCGATCTCGTTCCGGGCGGATCGAGTTCGGGCTCGGCGGTGGCCGTGTCCGCTGGCCTCGTGCCGCTGGCGCTCGGCACCGATACCGCGGGCAGCGGCCGAGTGCCGGCGATGCTGAACAACATCGTTGGCCTGAAGCCGAGCCTCGGGCTGATCTCCAATGCCGGACTGGTGCCGGCGTGCCGCACGCTGGACTGTATTTCGGTGTTCTCACTTACCGTTGACGACGCGATGACCGCTCTTTCGGCGATGGCCGGACCTGACGGCGCCGATCCGTTCTCGCGCGACCGGCCGCTTGCGCCGATGTCGGCATTTCCAGGCACGCTCCGGCTCGGGGTGCCGCGCAACGGCCAATTGATCTTCTTCGGCGACCGCGCCGCCGAGAAAGCCTATAACGAGGCGCTCAAGCGCTGGACACAACTCGGCGCCACGCTGGTCGAATTCGACCTCGAACCGTTTTATGAGACCGCACGGCTGCTGTATGAGGGCCCCTGGGTCGCCGAGCGTTATCTCGTGATCCGCGATCTGCTGTCGTCCTCGCCCGATGCGATCCATCCGGTGACACGCGAGATCACCGCGGCCGGGGCGCAGCTGACCGCCGCCGACACGTTTGCTTCGCTCTATCGCCTGCAGGCGCTGCGGCGCGCGGCCGAACGAACGTTTGCCCATTTCGACGCGATGGTGCTGCCGACGGCGCCGACCGCCTATTCGACCGCGCAGGTGCTGGCCAACCCGGTCGAGCTCAACTCCAGGCTCGGCACCTACACCAATTTTGTGAATTTGCTCGACCTCTGCGGCCTTGCACTGCCGGCCGCGATGCGGGGCGACGGCATTCCGTTCGGCATCACGCTGCTGGCGCCTGCCGGGCGCGACGCCCAGCTTGCCAGCATCGGGCGGGTGTTTCACGCCGACACCAAACTGGCGATGGGCGCCAAGGGCGTGATGCAGCCCACGCTCGCCGCATTGCCGGCCGGCGCGAGCGGCGATGAAATCGCGATCGCCGTGGTCGGCGCGCATCTCTCGGGCATGGCGCTCAACGGCGAACTGCAGGCGCTCGGCGCCCGCCTGCTCGAAGCGACCACAACCGCGCCGGATTACAAACTCTACGCGCTCGACACGGTGCCGCCGAAGCCCGGCATGCTGCGCGTAGATGCGGGCGAGGGACATTCGATCAAGCTGGAGCTATGGGCATTGTCGGCGGCAGCCTTCGGCAAATTCGTCGCCGCGATTCCGCCGCCGCTCGGGATCGGCACGATACGGCTGGCCGACGGCAGGGGCGTGAAGGG
- a CDS encoding MarR family winged helix-turn-helix transcriptional regulator translates to MSRNRQARVPRAGAASRSGRAEQVLDLDRYVPALITFIANKLSRSATVVYQKRFGVNVTEWRILSLLAIEPEISAARICHVIGFDKGPVSRTLAGMEERGLVSIRADREDGRTHSISLTAKGYTTHDQVIAVALERERRLLSCLSKPERETLIALLLRVHGNLDAVKGAGEVDTRS, encoded by the coding sequence ATGAGCAGAAACAGACAGGCGCGCGTCCCTCGCGCGGGCGCGGCAAGCAGGAGCGGACGGGCCGAACAGGTGCTCGACCTCGACCGCTACGTTCCGGCGCTCATCACCTTCATTGCCAACAAATTGTCGCGCAGTGCGACCGTCGTCTATCAGAAGCGCTTTGGGGTCAACGTCACGGAATGGCGGATCCTGTCGCTGCTGGCGATCGAGCCAGAAATTTCGGCGGCGCGGATCTGCCATGTGATCGGCTTCGACAAGGGGCCGGTCAGCCGGACCCTGGCCGGCATGGAGGAGCGTGGGCTGGTCAGCATCCGGGCCGACCGGGAGGACGGGCGCACCCATTCGATCTCGCTGACCGCGAAGGGATATACCACCCACGATCAAGTCATCGCAGTCGCGCTCGAACGTGAGCGCCGCCTGCTTTCCTGCTTGAGCAAACCGGAGCGCGAGACCCTGATCGCGCTGCTGCTGCGGGTGCACGGCAATCTCGACGCCGTGAAAGGCGCCGGCGAAGTCGATACGCGGAGCTGA
- a CDS encoding feruloyl-CoA synthase has translation MTIAANSGADSQKLFATPAIASDRRADGSIILKSTTPLRDSARCIGDWLEHWARQAPDRIFLADRTSPDAPWTTVTYKDALKKVRSAAAWILAQGLSAERPLVILSDNSVEHALFALAAQHVGVPSAAISPAYSLMSRDFDKLKSMITLLGPGAIYVSATKPFAAALAAITPLHSATIVSGSADDDNAISFRAIAATPETPDVEKAFAAITPDTIAKFLFTSGSTGTPKAVINTQRMLTSSQQAKAQTWTFLESSGEELVILDWLPWSHTFGANHNFNLVLRNGGTLYVDGGKPAPGLFATSLANLRSVMPTVYFNVPRGFDMLIAALRGDEALRTKFFSEVKFAFYAGAALPQNLWDALEELSIKTVGRALPMVSAWGSTETSPLATDCHFQAKRSGNIGVPIPGTELKLVPSGDKLEVRVRGPNVTPGYWKAPELTAQAFDAEGFYLIGDAVTFADPARPELGLFFDGRVAEDFKLDSGTWVSVGTLRVAGIAALAPLAQDIVVTGHGGDEVRFLVFPNTAACRAHAGLSDNADVRDVIGHDKVRTAVAQGLAKLKAQSGNSSGHATRALLLAEPPSVDGGEITDKGYINQRAVLTRRASAVATLDDDTSAEWIGCAG, from the coding sequence ATGACTATCGCCGCCAACAGCGGTGCCGATTCCCAGAAGCTTTTCGCGACGCCCGCGATCGCCAGCGATCGCCGGGCCGATGGCAGCATCATCCTGAAATCCACGACGCCGCTGCGGGACAGCGCGCGTTGCATCGGTGACTGGCTGGAGCATTGGGCGCGGCAGGCGCCAGACCGGATTTTTCTTGCCGACCGCACCAGCCCCGATGCGCCCTGGACGACGGTCACCTACAAGGATGCCCTGAAGAAGGTGCGCTCCGCCGCTGCGTGGATTCTCGCGCAAGGCCTGAGCGCCGAGCGTCCGCTGGTGATCCTGTCCGACAACAGCGTTGAGCATGCGCTGTTTGCACTTGCGGCCCAGCATGTCGGCGTGCCCTCGGCCGCGATCTCGCCAGCCTATTCGTTGATGTCCCGAGATTTCGACAAGCTCAAGAGCATGATCACACTGCTCGGGCCGGGCGCGATCTATGTATCCGCGACAAAACCTTTCGCAGCGGCGCTGGCTGCGATCACGCCGCTGCATTCGGCCACCATCGTCAGTGGCAGTGCAGACGATGATAACGCGATCTCCTTCCGCGCCATCGCGGCAACGCCGGAGACGCCCGATGTCGAAAAGGCCTTTGCCGCGATTACGCCGGATACGATTGCAAAGTTCCTGTTCACTTCGGGCTCGACCGGCACGCCAAAGGCCGTGATCAACACCCAGCGCATGCTGACCTCGAGCCAGCAGGCCAAGGCGCAAACCTGGACTTTTCTGGAGAGTAGCGGCGAGGAACTCGTGATCCTCGACTGGCTGCCCTGGAGCCATACCTTCGGCGCCAACCACAATTTCAATCTCGTGCTGCGCAATGGCGGCACGCTCTATGTCGACGGCGGCAAGCCGGCGCCCGGATTGTTCGCAACATCGCTCGCCAATCTGCGCAGCGTGATGCCGACGGTTTACTTCAACGTGCCGCGCGGTTTCGACATGCTGATCGCGGCGCTGCGAGGCGACGAGGCGTTGCGGACGAAATTCTTCAGCGAAGTGAAATTCGCCTTCTATGCCGGGGCTGCCTTGCCGCAGAATCTCTGGGATGCGCTGGAAGAGCTTTCGATCAAGACGGTCGGCCGCGCGCTGCCGATGGTGTCGGCCTGGGGTTCGACCGAGACCTCGCCGCTCGCCACCGATTGCCATTTCCAGGCAAAACGTTCCGGCAATATCGGCGTGCCGATCCCCGGCACCGAGCTGAAGCTGGTGCCCTCGGGCGACAAGCTTGAGGTGCGGGTGCGCGGCCCGAACGTCACGCCCGGCTACTGGAAGGCGCCCGAACTGACCGCACAGGCGTTCGATGCGGAGGGCTTCTATCTGATCGGCGACGCCGTGACTTTTGCCGATCCGGCGCGTCCCGAACTCGGATTGTTCTTCGACGGCCGTGTCGCCGAAGATTTCAAACTCGATTCCGGCACTTGGGTCAGCGTCGGCACCTTGCGCGTTGCGGGCATCGCAGCGCTGGCGCCGCTGGCGCAGGATATCGTGGTCACCGGCCACGGCGGCGACGAGGTTCGCTTCCTGGTATTCCCGAACACCGCAGCCTGCCGGGCGCATGCCGGCCTATCAGACAATGCCGATGTGAGGGACGTGATCGGCCACGACAAGGTTCGTACCGCCGTCGCACAGGGCCTTGCGAAGCTGAAGGCGCAGAGCGGCAACTCGTCAGGGCACGCGACGCGGGCGCTGCTGCTGGCTGAGCCGCCGTCGGTTGATGGCGGCGAAATCACCGACAAGGGCTACATCAACCAGCGCGCGGTGCTGACGCGGCGCGCAAGCGCGGTGGCAACGCTGGACGATGATACCTCGGCCGAATGGATCGGCTGTGCCGGTTGA
- a CDS encoding 2Fe-2S iron-sulfur cluster-binding protein produces the protein MPSITFVHPDGRAQRIEASDGESAIQAATRQDVSGILAECGGNAMCATCHVYVDEDALLDGAAAERRANSRLSCQIKFAADLDGLLLRLPDRQT, from the coding sequence ATGCCCAGCATCACGTTTGTTCACCCAGACGGCCGCGCGCAACGCATCGAGGCCAGCGATGGCGAAAGCGCCATACAGGCCGCGACGCGCCAGGACGTCAGTGGAATTCTGGCCGAATGCGGCGGCAATGCCATGTGCGCCACCTGCCATGTCTATGTCGACGAGGACGCGCTGCTCGACGGCGCCGCCGCCGAACGGCGGGCCAACAGCCGCCTGTCCTGCCAGATCAAGTTTGCTGCGGACCTTGACGGCCTGCTGCTGCGCCTGCCGGACCGCCAGACGTGA
- a CDS encoding MarR family winged helix-turn-helix transcriptional regulator, with the protein MNGEIGLDALAGHAGYAVRRFQIWIFQDFIRTLGAVDIRPTQYSVMTVIGANPGLSQMAVAKRLGIERARLVHLLDSLEHRNLVSRIKSATDRRSHALHLTARGRTALAQFKRLAAEHERHVAEKIGKENRERLLQILSAFT; encoded by the coding sequence ATGAATGGCGAGATCGGCCTCGATGCGCTGGCCGGTCACGCCGGCTATGCGGTGCGCCGCTTCCAGATCTGGATTTTTCAGGACTTCATTCGCACGCTCGGCGCCGTCGACATCCGCCCGACGCAGTATTCGGTGATGACGGTGATCGGCGCCAACCCGGGCCTGAGCCAGATGGCGGTGGCAAAACGGCTCGGGATCGAGCGGGCCAGGCTGGTGCACCTGCTGGACAGCCTCGAACATCGCAATCTCGTCAGCCGGATCAAATCGGCCACCGACCGGCGCTCCCATGCGCTGCACCTGACCGCGCGGGGCCGGACGGCGCTGGCGCAATTCAAGCGGCTCGCCGCCGAGCACGAGCGCCATGTGGCCGAGAAGATCGGCAAGGAGAACCGGGAGCGGCTGCTGCAGATTCTGTCTGCGTTCACGTGA
- a CDS encoding ABC transporter substrate-binding protein gives MRQFFREGIFVAALGALLVSPAHGQERVRIGVLNDQSGVFSTYQGIGSVIAAQMAVEDYGGKAAGKPVDVITADHQNKTDVGVGIARRWYDTESIDAIFDLPNSAIALAVAAMSEQKNKVFIGSGAGTALLTGEKCTPNTVHWTYDTYAYGRGLGKAVVAQGGKKWFFLTADYAFGHDLEKQAMEGVKASGGEVLGAVRHPLGTADYASFLLQAQASGADIVGVANAGDDTITSIKQAAEFGLTQKQRLVGLILGMNGIPALGLKAAQGAQIMNPFYWDLNDGTRAFAKRFAERHPQKNHPNDMQAGVYASVLHYLKAVDKAGGAVDGKAVVAAMKAMPTDDPLFGKGTIRADGRKIHPLFLLEVKKPDESTSKWDLLKVVATIPGDQAFRPESEGNCPLVKR, from the coding sequence ATGCGACAGTTTTTTCGCGAAGGGATATTCGTTGCCGCGCTCGGCGCACTGCTCGTCAGTCCGGCACACGGCCAGGAACGCGTCCGCATCGGCGTGCTCAACGACCAGTCGGGCGTGTTCTCGACCTATCAGGGCATAGGCTCGGTAATCGCCGCGCAGATGGCGGTGGAGGACTATGGCGGCAAGGCTGCCGGCAAGCCGGTCGACGTCATTACCGCCGATCACCAGAACAAGACCGACGTCGGCGTCGGCATCGCGCGGCGCTGGTACGACACCGAGAGCATCGACGCCATCTTCGACCTGCCGAACTCGGCGATTGCGCTGGCGGTCGCCGCCATGAGCGAGCAGAAGAACAAGGTCTTCATCGGCTCCGGCGCCGGCACCGCGCTGCTCACCGGCGAGAAGTGCACGCCGAATACCGTGCACTGGACCTACGATACCTACGCCTATGGCCGCGGCCTCGGCAAAGCCGTGGTAGCCCAGGGCGGCAAGAAATGGTTCTTCCTGACCGCCGATTACGCCTTCGGCCATGATCTGGAAAAGCAGGCCATGGAAGGCGTCAAGGCATCCGGCGGCGAAGTTCTCGGCGCCGTGCGCCATCCGCTCGGCACCGCCGATTACGCCTCGTTCCTGCTGCAGGCGCAGGCCTCGGGCGCCGATATCGTTGGTGTGGCGAATGCCGGCGACGACACCATCACTTCGATCAAGCAGGCGGCGGAGTTCGGGCTGACGCAGAAACAGCGGCTGGTCGGCCTGATCCTCGGCATGAACGGCATTCCCGCGCTCGGGCTGAAGGCCGCGCAGGGCGCGCAGATCATGAATCCGTTCTACTGGGATTTGAACGACGGCACGCGCGCCTTTGCCAAGCGCTTCGCCGAACGTCATCCGCAGAAGAATCATCCGAACGACATGCAGGCCGGCGTCTACGCATCCGTGCTGCATTACCTGAAAGCCGTCGACAAGGCCGGCGGCGCCGTGGATGGCAAGGCGGTGGTTGCGGCAATGAAGGCAATGCCGACCGACGACCCGCTGTTCGGCAAGGGAACCATCCGCGCTGATGGACGCAAGATCCATCCGCTGTTTCTGCTCGAGGTGAAGAAGCCCGACGAGTCCACGTCGAAGTGGGATCTCTTGAAGGTCGTTGCAACCATTCCCGGCGATCAAGCGTTTCGGCCTGAGAGCGAAGGCAACTGCCCGCTGGTCAAGAGATGA
- a CDS encoding MarR family winged helix-turn-helix transcriptional regulator, which translates to MARIGRVSTRKTNGGARPAEPDPGRELDLTALQRTPGFMIRILQLQNFEAFYPYFESLKLSPLEYAILVAVRDNKTVTQSELAAVLKMQLPNLVKILSRMEETGVLKRKRSARDRRAVELSLSAAGERRADEASRLGESFNAQTLSALSKSEQSAFLQMLVRLVDAHKNGF; encoded by the coding sequence ATGGCGAGAATCGGAAGAGTTTCGACGCGCAAGACCAACGGGGGAGCCAGGCCGGCTGAACCGGACCCGGGGCGCGAACTCGATCTGACCGCGCTGCAGCGCACCCCCGGTTTCATGATCCGTATTCTGCAGTTGCAGAATTTCGAGGCGTTTTACCCCTATTTCGAATCGCTAAAGCTTTCGCCGCTCGAATACGCCATTCTCGTCGCCGTCCGCGACAACAAGACGGTGACGCAGAGCGAGCTTGCCGCCGTGCTGAAAATGCAATTGCCCAACCTCGTGAAGATCCTGTCGCGGATGGAGGAGACCGGAGTTCTCAAGCGCAAGCGGTCGGCGCGGGACCGGCGGGCGGTCGAGCTCAGCCTCAGCGCGGCGGGCGAGCGGCGCGCCGACGAAGCCAGCCGGCTCGGCGAGAGTTTTAACGCGCAGACGCTTTCCGCGCTCAGCAAATCAGAACAATCCGCCTTTCTCCAGATGCTGGTGCGGCTGGTGGACGCGCACAAGAACGGGTTTTGA